The Triticum aestivum cultivar Chinese Spring chromosome 7B, IWGSC CS RefSeq v2.1, whole genome shotgun sequence genome window below encodes:
- the LOC123159642 gene encoding CRM-domain containing factor CFM2, chloroplastic-like, with protein sequence MQKWAPADPSAPALAPSPGHAPSTSIDRIVHRLRNLGLGTDNDEPSSSPADAPLDGGERLGDLLDRSWARPDRQFAASGLDEAVLPWERDRESDGEEADGVKRKRVRAPSLAELTMDDVELRRLRGMGMTLKDRITVPKAGVTQAITEKIHDACRKSELVRLKFHEDLANDMKTAHELVEFLSVS encoded by the exons ATGCAGAAGTGGGCCCCCGCCGACCCCTCCGCGCCCGCGCTCGCCCCCTCCCCGGGCCACGCGCCCTCCACCTCCATCGACCGCATCGTCCACCGCCTCCGCAACCTCGGCCTCGGCACCGACAACGACGAGCCCTCCTCCTCCCCCGCTGACGCCCCGCTCGACGGCGGGGAGCGCCTCGGCGACCTGCTCGACCGCAGTTGGGCGCGCCCCGACCGCCAGTTCGCCGCCTCCGGGCTTGACGAGGCAGTCCTCCCGTGGGAGAGGGACCGGGAGAGCGACGGCGAGGAGGCGGACGGGGTCAAGAGGAAGCGGGTCAGGGCGCCCTCGCTGGCGGAGCTCACCATGGACGACGTGGAGCTGCGCCGCCTGCGGGGCATGGGCATGACTCTCAAGGACCGCATCACCGTGCCCAAGGCCGGGGTCACGCAGGCCATCACGGAGAAGATCCACGACGCCTGCAGGAAGTCCGAGCTGGTCCGCCTCAAGTTCCACGAGGACCTCGCCAACGACATGAAGACTGCCCATGAGCTTGTCGAG TTCCTTTCAGTCAGCTAA